A genomic region of Planctomycetota bacterium contains the following coding sequences:
- a CDS encoding acetate--CoA ligase family protein — protein sequence MLKYLFNPKSIAVIGASRESGKLGHIVLRNIILSKFDGKVYPVNPSAKRILTLKCYPSASDIPGNIDMAVFSIPAPYVLPALKDCISKRAKAGIIITAGFKETGPQGAAMEKEIQAVAKKYGISLIGPNCVGLISTSASMNATFSITPKIPRQGEITFFSQSGALAMGILDWTIKERIGLSKLISLGNKIDVDEIKLLKHLENDPQTKVILGYLEGIEHGIEFMKIGRKVSRKKPIIMVKGGTTKAGARAVSSHTGSLAGRDAAYQAAFRQSGIIRVNTLLELFDAAKAFIKTKLLKGPNIGIVTNSGGPAILAADALEKSPVLELAPFGNKTVETLRRNLPPGVAIYNPVDLIADADKARYTFAINTVLKDPKVDGVLVIYTPATSQLPPAQLAHTIIKLAHKSPKPIFAVFMGGEFASEGIKILSAAHFPYYQMPEQAIFAFEAAMRYYNIRQQPVKQIIKRFSVNKPLASKIINTAIINGHSQLGAEAALKIFGAYGIKVPQNLIARTANEAGQMVKQIGFPVVMKIVSPDIIHKSDVNGVRLNIADAEEAKVVFDEIIITAQSRVPSAQIEGVSIQKMVTGGKEIIIGMTRDPQFGPLLMFGLGGIYVETLKDVSFRVLPLTEPEALSMIKEIKSYPILSGVRGEARSDIDAIKETILRLAELVTDFPQISELDINPFKVFEDGKGGMALDARLSLKGADWL from the coding sequence ATGCTTAAATATTTATTTAATCCTAAAAGTATTGCAGTCATCGGTGCTTCGCGCGAATCAGGCAAACTCGGGCATATTGTCCTGCGCAATATTATTTTAAGCAAGTTTGACGGTAAGGTTTATCCGGTTAACCCTTCAGCCAAACGCATTCTTACTCTTAAATGCTATCCTTCGGCCAGTGATATTCCCGGCAATATTGATATGGCGGTGTTTTCCATCCCGGCGCCGTACGTATTGCCTGCTTTAAAGGATTGTATTTCCAAGCGCGCCAAAGCCGGCATTATAATAACCGCCGGATTCAAGGAAACAGGTCCCCAAGGTGCAGCAATGGAAAAAGAAATACAGGCTGTTGCAAAGAAATATGGAATCAGCCTGATAGGACCAAACTGCGTGGGTTTGATTTCAACCTCTGCCTCTATGAACGCTACCTTTTCCATCACTCCGAAGATCCCACGCCAGGGAGAAATTACATTCTTTTCCCAATCCGGAGCGCTTGCCATGGGGATACTCGACTGGACGATAAAAGAACGAATTGGCTTATCAAAATTGATATCACTGGGCAATAAAATTGACGTGGATGAAATAAAACTTCTGAAACACCTGGAAAACGACCCCCAAACTAAAGTGATTCTGGGATATCTGGAAGGGATAGAACACGGGATAGAGTTCATGAAAATTGGGCGCAAGGTCAGCCGCAAGAAACCGATTATCATGGTAAAAGGTGGAACAACCAAGGCAGGCGCGCGGGCGGTTTCCTCACATACGGGTTCGCTGGCAGGGCGCGATGCGGCTTACCAGGCGGCGTTCAGGCAATCCGGCATTATCCGCGTCAATACACTGCTGGAACTCTTTGATGCGGCAAAGGCGTTTATTAAAACTAAATTATTAAAAGGGCCGAATATCGGGATAGTAACCAATTCAGGCGGTCCGGCAATCCTGGCAGCCGACGCCTTGGAGAAATCACCTGTTTTAGAGCTGGCGCCTTTCGGTAACAAGACTGTTGAAACCTTAAGGCGCAATTTGCCGCCCGGCGTGGCAATTTATAACCCGGTTGATTTGATTGCCGATGCCGATAAAGCACGTTATACATTCGCGATAAACACGGTATTAAAAGACCCTAAAGTGGATGGAGTTTTGGTTATATATACTCCGGCGACAAGCCAGTTGCCCCCGGCTCAATTGGCGCATACGATTATTAAACTTGCCCACAAATCGCCCAAGCCGATATTTGCCGTTTTTATGGGAGGAGAATTCGCTTCCGAAGGGATTAAGATTCTTTCTGCAGCGCATTTTCCGTATTACCAGATGCCGGAGCAGGCAATATTTGCCTTCGAAGCGGCTATGCGTTATTATAATATCCGGCAACAGCCGGTAAAACAGATTATCAAACGGTTTAGTGTAAATAAACCCCTTGCCAGCAAGATTATCAATACCGCGATTATCAATGGGCATTCTCAACTTGGGGCGGAAGCGGCTTTAAAGATATTCGGTGCTTACGGAATAAAAGTGCCCCAGAACCTGATTGCACGGACGGCAAACGAAGCGGGACAGATGGTGAAGCAAATCGGTTTCCCAGTAGTTATGAAAATAGTTTCACCGGATATTATTCATAAAAGCGATGTCAACGGGGTCCGGTTAAATATTGCCGATGCGGAAGAAGCAAAGGTGGTATTCGACGAGATTATTATTACCGCGCAGTCACGGGTTCCTTCGGCGCAAATTGAAGGCGTTTCCATCCAAAAGATGGTGACCGGCGGCAAGGAAATAATTATCGGGATGACGCGCGACCCGCAGTTCGGACCGCTTTTGATGTTTGGGTTGGGAGGTATTTATGTGGAAACTTTAAAAGATGTTTCGTTCCGCGTCCTGCCACTAACCGAACCTGAGGCGCTTTCCATGATAAAAGAGATAAAGAGTTATCCGATATTGTCCGGAGTGCGCGGTGAGGCGCGATCGGATATCGATGCGATAAAAGAGACTATCCTACGCCTGGCAGAGCTTGTTACCGACTTCCCTCAAATAAGCGAGTTGGATATTAATCCCTTTAAGGTGTTTGAGGACGGGAAAGGTGGTATGGCGTTGGATGCGAGGCTTTCTTTGAAAGGAGCGGATTGGCTGTAA
- a CDS encoding prepilin-type N-terminal cleavage/methylation domain-containing protein, with protein sequence MKKSCGFTLLEMLVVISIIVLLAAILIPNIFKGKKDADVSATKAEIMKIKGMLEQYKNKWGDYPPTSIAGFTDGNNLNQGVETLVACLANTSKGGPFLDWQEKRYSNFDDDSTSKTDLTWRFGDNKLREIADLWRQPFVYFHARDYAAPGAYANYQGLDDLAFSAAPQMSSETSTYHNPEEYQIWSIGPDCENQNGTGDDVSNW encoded by the coding sequence ATGAAAAAGAGTTGTGGTTTTACTTTGCTTGAAATGCTCGTCGTAATTAGCATTATTGTCTTGCTTGCCGCTATTTTGATCCCTAATATCTTTAAAGGGAAAAAAGATGCCGATGTCAGCGCAACTAAAGCTGAGATAATGAAGATAAAAGGAATGCTTGAACAGTATAAAAACAAATGGGGTGATTATCCCCCGACTTCGATCGCGGGCTTTACGGATGGCAACAATTTAAACCAAGGGGTCGAAACCCTTGTCGCCTGCCTGGCAAACACATCTAAAGGCGGACCGTTCCTGGATTGGCAGGAAAAACGCTACAGCAATTTCGATGATGATTCAACTTCAAAAACGGATTTAACCTGGCGTTTTGGTGATAACAAGCTTAGGGAAATTGCCGATCTCTGGAGACAGCCATTCGTTTATTTCCATGCACGTGATTATGCCGCCCCGGGGGCGTATGCTAATTACCAAGGACTTGACGACCTTGCTTTCTCCGCCGCCCCGCAAATGAGCTCGGAAACATCCACTTATCACAATCCGGAAGAATACCAGATATGGTCAATAGGCCCGGATTGTGAAAACCAAAACGGCACGGGAGATGATGTTTCTAACTGGTAA
- a CDS encoding tetratricopeptide repeat protein: MKKLINAKMFFLAGIILIITSVVLSRPDEEELNVKTTASKEISYQPSELSEATEVSEQFLDYLETGRNPFISPVKLVKSEAQLESPPPIPKPLFFNLFSPLPDENHYNAFTFLLPLKNDPPDATTYNLLASDDIKQLIDATKPKETVEDKKPDDPFPDTITLWDNTVLKGKIVRKDETSIVFQKEGDTITITYDLKALRNVNEHMTIEQKYLKRKSEINDADATAHVELARWCMEEKLISQALFEINRAIKIDATQLDYYLLAAGLYRRVMDTENEMKLYKGALNTSLVKKEAIYLQMGELYEKLNRMPEAIEAYNSAVKAAPNQITPLVKLGRMYYQCGYYEQLETAYSNASRISTRDTDVALLEGMLLFKKGELSKAEERLNEILDDNSGEEEWKLEFHKDEIYSTLGVINVLQKNYNNASKYFYAAIENAPYKASGWINLAALYLMSRDYTTAEWLIKESMERAPVSAMPYLAGAYALWGQNKTDNALKSLQDASKMETDNILINFALGQFYFSKGDFSQAQKIFSEIIKRKPLIPACLYYLGLCSFYANNFPEAAIYFKVYLTKLANEKPSPADYSMTGIAYLSAKQTNTARFWFDQALAINPQFAPALNGIGYIEYLSKNTENAINQFKKVLALYPNDAYASASLTAIEEAETQVAWPDPFDRPDNTTVGEGWTEHDENYNVEIEIFNRQLKFSGIQKNTVNGVSYIERISAANALVRFDCELNIKEMNRGGAGIFLAAKDSASGAKQGVLFYGIFLSGNKYRLGWQASGSADVVSDKWNEIPVAELPNDYLKLSIRKATGSDKQLELKLLLNDVVVASIVSSKIPSVSRAKIFALGIYGYAPIGTTWELLADSVKVIEKR, encoded by the coding sequence ATGAAAAAGCTTATTAACGCAAAAATGTTTTTCCTTGCGGGAATCATATTGATAATAACCTCGGTTGTGTTATCACGCCCTGACGAGGAAGAATTGAACGTAAAAACAACCGCCTCGAAAGAAATCAGCTATCAACCTTCTGAATTGTCCGAAGCTACGGAAGTTTCGGAGCAGTTTTTAGATTATCTTGAAACGGGGCGCAATCCTTTTATATCTCCGGTGAAACTGGTAAAAAGCGAGGCGCAGCTTGAATCGCCTCCCCCTATACCAAAACCGCTTTTCTTTAACCTGTTTTCCCCCTTGCCTGATGAAAATCATTATAACGCCTTTACTTTTTTATTACCGCTGAAAAACGATCCTCCGGATGCGACAACGTATAATTTACTGGCCAGCGATGATATCAAACAATTGATAGACGCAACCAAACCCAAAGAAACCGTTGAGGATAAAAAACCGGATGATCCGTTTCCGGATACGATTACTTTATGGGATAATACCGTCTTAAAAGGGAAAATTGTCCGTAAAGACGAAACCTCGATTGTTTTCCAAAAAGAAGGCGACACCATTACCATTACATACGATCTCAAAGCGCTTCGTAATGTTAACGAACATATGACCATAGAACAAAAATACCTGAAGCGCAAATCGGAAATCAATGACGCGGATGCTACCGCCCATGTTGAACTGGCACGCTGGTGCATGGAAGAAAAGCTAATTAGCCAGGCCTTATTCGAAATCAACCGGGCGATTAAAATCGACGCTACACAGCTCGATTATTATCTGCTGGCGGCTGGGTTATACCGACGAGTTATGGATACGGAAAACGAGATGAAGCTTTATAAAGGCGCTTTAAATACATCTCTCGTTAAAAAAGAAGCCATTTATTTACAGATGGGAGAACTATACGAAAAGCTGAATAGAATGCCTGAAGCGATAGAGGCCTATAACTCAGCGGTCAAAGCCGCCCCGAACCAGATAACGCCCCTGGTTAAACTCGGGAGAATGTATTATCAATGCGGTTATTACGAGCAACTTGAAACAGCTTATAGCAACGCCAGCCGGATTTCCACACGCGATACTGATGTTGCTCTTCTGGAAGGAATGCTTCTGTTTAAAAAAGGGGAACTTTCCAAAGCAGAAGAGCGTTTGAACGAAATCCTGGATGACAATTCCGGCGAGGAAGAATGGAAACTTGAATTCCACAAGGATGAAATTTATTCAACACTCGGAGTTATTAACGTCCTGCAAAAAAACTACAACAATGCGTCCAAATATTTCTATGCGGCAATTGAAAACGCACCTTACAAAGCTTCCGGATGGATTAACCTTGCCGCTCTTTATTTAATGTCCAGGGATTATACGACGGCGGAATGGCTTATAAAAGAATCTATGGAACGTGCACCTGTTTCGGCAATGCCCTACCTTGCCGGAGCATACGCCTTGTGGGGGCAGAATAAAACAGATAATGCCTTGAAATCCCTGCAGGACGCTTCCAAAATGGAAACTGACAATATTTTAATAAATTTCGCCCTGGGGCAGTTTTATTTCTCAAAAGGAGATTTCAGCCAGGCGCAGAAGATATTCTCTGAAATCATTAAAAGAAAGCCCCTGATTCCTGCTTGCCTGTATTACCTGGGATTATGTTCTTTTTACGCCAATAATTTTCCCGAAGCGGCTATCTATTTTAAAGTCTACCTGACCAAACTGGCCAACGAAAAACCTTCACCGGCCGATTATTCAATGACGGGCATAGCTTATCTGTCCGCAAAACAAACAAACACCGCCCGTTTTTGGTTTGACCAGGCCCTTGCAATTAACCCCCAATTCGCGCCGGCTTTAAACGGGATAGGTTACATTGAATATTTATCTAAAAACACGGAAAACGCCATCAATCAGTTTAAAAAGGTGCTTGCCTTATACCCGAACGATGCCTATGCTTCCGCCTCGTTAACCGCAATTGAGGAGGCCGAAACCCAAGTTGCCTGGCCCGACCCATTTGACCGCCCCGATAATACGACCGTTGGCGAAGGATGGACGGAACATGATGAAAATTATAATGTAGAAATCGAGATATTCAACAGGCAATTAAAATTCAGCGGCATCCAAAAAAATACCGTCAACGGAGTAAGCTATATCGAGCGCATAAGCGCCGCTAATGCCCTTGTCCGTTTTGACTGCGAGTTAAACATAAAAGAAATGAATCGGGGAGGAGCGGGTATCTTTCTTGCCGCCAAAGATAGTGCTTCAGGGGCAAAGCAGGGCGTTTTATTTTACGGAATATTCCTCTCCGGAAATAAATATCGCTTGGGGTGGCAGGCTTCCGGTTCGGCCGACGTGGTTTCCGATAAATGGAACGAAATCCCGGTGGCCGAGCTGCCGAATGATTATCTCAAACTTTCCATCCGCAAAGCAACCGGTTCTGACAAACAACTGGAATTGAAACTCCTCTTAAATGATGTCGTCGTTGCTTCAATTGTATCATCCAAAATCCCATCTGTTAGCCGGGCAAAGATTTTTGCCTTAGGCATTTATGGATACGCCCCTATAGGAACAACATGGGAGTTGTTGGCCGATTCCGTAAAAGTAATCGAGAAAAGATAA
- a CDS encoding tyrosine--tRNA ligase, producing MEKWQKQLEILKRGAVDILSESELIEKLKLNRPLRIKLGVDPTAPDIHLGHTVVLRKLRQFQDLGHQAVLIIGDFTALIGDPSGRVKTRPQLTADEIEINAETYMKQVGKILKAEKLELRRNSEWLGKLQMKDILQLTSQVTVARFIERDDFSKRLRERAPIGLHELLYPMMQGYDSVAVKADVELGGTDQTFNLLVGRDLQRAEGIAPQIALTTPLLVGLDGVNKMSKTLDNYIGVTEPSFDMFGKTMSIPDSLMKDYYVLLTGIEMAEIESILKQHPRDAKMRLGREIVTNYHTAAEAQEAADKFIRVFSRKEMPNDIPEIQLGPGDMKSGKIWLPKLLTKCKMAESTSAATRLISQGAVLIDNEKVIDPESEVVVKNGMILKVGKKNRFCRIKV from the coding sequence ATGGAAAAATGGCAGAAACAGCTGGAAATACTTAAAAGAGGCGCGGTTGATATCCTTTCCGAATCAGAACTTATTGAAAAGCTTAAACTAAACCGTCCTTTAAGGATAAAGCTGGGGGTTGACCCGACAGCGCCGGATATTCATCTGGGCCATACGGTTGTTTTAAGGAAGTTACGCCAGTTCCAGGATTTGGGACACCAGGCGGTGTTAATCATCGGGGACTTTACTGCGTTAATCGGAGACCCTTCCGGCAGAGTAAAAACTCGTCCGCAATTGACCGCGGATGAAATAGAAATTAACGCCGAGACATATATGAAGCAAGTTGGGAAAATTCTTAAGGCCGAAAAGCTTGAGTTGCGACGGAATAGCGAATGGTTAGGAAAATTGCAAATGAAGGATATTCTTCAGCTAACTTCACAGGTTACGGTTGCCCGATTCATAGAGCGGGATGATTTTTCTAAAAGATTAAGGGAAAGGGCTCCGATCGGATTGCATGAATTGCTGTATCCGATGATGCAAGGATATGATTCAGTGGCGGTGAAGGCAGACGTGGAATTGGGCGGGACAGACCAGACTTTCAACCTTTTGGTGGGCAGGGACTTGCAGCGTGCTGAAGGAATTGCCCCGCAGATCGCACTGACGACTCCTTTGCTGGTCGGTCTGGATGGTGTTAATAAAATGAGTAAAACTTTGGACAATTATATAGGTGTAACCGAGCCATCTTTTGATATGTTCGGTAAGACCATGTCTATCCCGGATAGCCTGATGAAAGATTATTACGTTCTGCTTACCGGAATCGAGATGGCGGAGATCGAAAGCATCTTGAAGCAGCATCCGCGCGATGCCAAAATGCGTTTGGGCAGGGAAATAGTCACCAATTATCACACAGCCGCTGAAGCGCAGGAAGCAGCCGATAAATTCATACGGGTTTTTAGCCGCAAAGAAATGCCCAATGACATACCGGAAATACAACTCGGACCAGGAGATATGAAATCCGGAAAAATCTGGCTCCCTAAATTGCTAACCAAATGCAAAATGGCGGAATCAACCAGTGCAGCGACTCGGCTTATAAGCCAAGGGGCGGTATTGATCGATAACGAAAAAGTAATCGATCCGGAATCTGAAGTGGTCGTTAAAAACGGAATGATACTTAAAGTCGGCAAGAAAAACCGCTTCTGCCGGATTAAGGTATAA
- a CDS encoding phosphotransacetylase family protein, which translates to MKTLCISSSSDFAGKNLLLVGLGHKIKQSGYELSFFKPIGNKPHRFERTITDADIVFFHQHLGLPLQPAVNCPVLLSDSLVDRSLALKGKEAVKKELYNRVRNAFNTLSETKDVVLVKGLGRFYRGGIFGLTEISLIKDFNWHTIIIDKFTNLGESVDNFISVKKLLGNLLIGVVFNSVPPAKLNAIKTKAIPYLKNEDIPVLGIIPQERALDAVSLGEIRDSLQGELIAGKEKLDNMVEQFCMGVANVESSLALFRKEKCQAVVTSGDRSDIQLAALEMPLKCLILTDKLYPSDIILSRAEELKVPVLVVPYDIMRTMNKLDALAKHIGLATPSKVKEAIRAVTSHINTKMIYKRLKL; encoded by the coding sequence ATGAAAACATTATGCATTTCTTCCAGTTCTGATTTTGCGGGCAAGAATCTTTTGCTGGTCGGCCTGGGCCACAAGATAAAGCAAAGCGGATATGAGCTAAGTTTCTTTAAGCCGATTGGGAATAAACCGCACCGCTTTGAACGGACGATAACCGATGCCGATATCGTCTTTTTCCACCAGCATTTGGGGCTTCCTCTCCAGCCGGCCGTAAATTGCCCGGTGCTTCTCAGCGATTCGCTTGTTGACCGGAGCCTTGCTCTCAAAGGAAAAGAGGCGGTAAAAAAGGAGTTGTATAACCGCGTCCGCAACGCCTTTAACACTCTTTCCGAGACAAAGGATGTTGTTCTTGTCAAAGGGTTGGGCAGGTTTTACCGGGGTGGTATTTTCGGGTTGACTGAAATCAGCCTTATCAAAGACTTTAACTGGCATACTATTATCATAGATAAATTCACAAACCTGGGAGAATCCGTAGATAATTTTATCAGCGTTAAAAAACTTTTGGGAAATCTTTTGATTGGCGTAGTCTTTAATTCCGTTCCTCCTGCCAAGCTTAATGCCATAAAAACCAAGGCGATTCCGTACCTGAAAAACGAGGATATCCCGGTTCTGGGAATCATTCCGCAAGAACGCGCCCTTGATGCCGTATCGCTAGGGGAAATCAGGGATTCTTTGCAGGGCGAATTAATTGCCGGCAAGGAAAAGCTGGATAATATGGTGGAACAATTTTGCATGGGCGTGGCAAACGTGGAAAGCTCACTTGCGCTTTTCCGCAAGGAAAAGTGCCAAGCCGTGGTTACGAGCGGCGACCGCTCGGATATCCAGTTGGCTGCTTTGGAGATGCCTCTGAAATGCCTTATTCTTACGGACAAGCTTTATCCAAGTGATATTATCCTTTCCCGCGCCGAAGAATTAAAGGTGCCGGTCCTAGTCGTCCCGTATGATATCATGCGAACAATGAACAAATTAGACGCCTTGGCAAAGCATATAGGATTAGCGACCCCATCCAAAGTGAAAGAGGCAATCCGGGCGGTAACCTCGCATATAAATACGAAAATGATTTACAAACGGCTGAAATTATAG
- a CDS encoding ribonuclease Z, which produces MQITFLGSGTGFPRKERASPGIVVSLSGAFPGSGKIRKLNILMDSGPGSMRQLAKMGLTTNDIDIIFYSHLHPDHTIDLTDFLFCAKYQVVAKKNLPGELNRFINAGGKGFRSKPLFIFGPRGFKKFLGKIKALYGSWVEASSYPLTIKEVLNNEMKFEGWSLKTAEMVHEKYSVGYRIENKKKSVVYSGDTDYCPNIVKLAKEANLLITECSTSDEIKMPFHLTPKKIAGIVKESGVRKVLLTHIYEVADKFDLLKQVKQSYPEIATGRVQLAHDFKKLEI; this is translated from the coding sequence ATGCAAATAACCTTTCTTGGAAGCGGAACCGGCTTCCCGCGCAAAGAGCGTGCTTCTCCGGGAATTGTTGTCAGCCTGTCCGGAGCTTTTCCCGGTAGTGGGAAAATACGCAAACTCAATATCCTGATGGATTCAGGTCCGGGTTCCATGCGTCAGCTGGCTAAAATGGGTCTGACAACCAATGATATCGACATCATTTTTTATTCGCATCTCCATCCCGACCACACCATTGATTTAACAGATTTCCTTTTCTGCGCGAAGTATCAGGTGGTGGCTAAGAAAAACCTGCCCGGAGAGCTTAACCGGTTTATTAACGCTGGCGGAAAAGGCTTCCGCTCCAAACCGCTTTTTATTTTCGGCCCTCGCGGTTTCAAGAAATTCCTTGGGAAAATAAAAGCGCTCTACGGTTCATGGGTGGAGGCTTCGTCTTACCCCTTAACAATCAAGGAGGTGCTTAATAATGAAATGAAATTCGAGGGGTGGTCTTTAAAAACGGCCGAAATGGTGCATGAAAAGTATTCGGTCGGTTACCGCATAGAAAACAAAAAGAAATCCGTGGTTTATTCAGGCGACACGGATTATTGCCCTAATATCGTAAAGCTTGCTAAAGAAGCGAATCTTTTGATTACCGAATGTTCCACTTCCGACGAGATAAAAATGCCTTTTCATTTAACGCCCAAAAAGATTGCCGGAATTGTGAAAGAATCGGGCGTGAGAAAGGTGTTGCTAACCCATATCTATGAAGTGGCCGATAAATTTGACCTTTTAAAACAGGTTAAACAGTCATATCCGGAAATCGCAACCGGTCGCGTGCAACTGGCCCATGATTTTAAAAAGCTAGAAATATAA
- the rplT gene encoding 50S ribosomal protein L20 — translation MTRAVSNVPRHRRKVRMMKQAKGYVGGRRRLYRSMKETITGAGRDAFRGRKQKKRDFRRLWITRISAAAETSGISYSRFIEGLKKAKVDLNRKVISELAINQPNVFEKLVKTARAHL, via the coding sequence ATGACACGAGCAGTCAGCAACGTTCCAAGACATCGCCGTAAGGTTCGAATGATGAAACAAGCCAAAGGCTATGTCGGCGGCAGGCGACGGCTTTACCGCAGCATGAAGGAAACCATTACCGGAGCCGGGCGCGACGCTTTCAGGGGGCGCAAGCAGAAAAAGCGCGATTTCCGCAGGCTTTGGATTACCCGTATTTCAGCCGCGGCTGAAACCAGCGGCATTTCATACAGCCGGTTTATAGAGGGTTTAAAGAAAGCAAAAGTTGACCTTAACCGTAAGGTAATATCAGAGCTGGCGATTAACCAGCCGAACGTATTTGAAAAGTTAGTCAAAACAGCACGGGCACACCTTTAA
- the pilM gene encoding pilus assembly protein PilM, whose amino-acid sequence MWTGIDIGSYSVKVVQVARASLVQPNAVKVIGAARWCFDSAEYGEIKQLGQETSPENELKNLDAVKNIRTAIAKIFYSGGINPKHCVIGVGGREINLRTILVPPVQGTQRLNKLMEYELGEMSSKSGADFYQDFCPLKFPQKKYPEMPVLIGLAKKAYLDERLKILANTGISISDIYPEPIALLSALLTQNIVNPVEVVMLLDIGATNINVIIHQGGNLLFARNVSGGGAFFTQAIKDVMNISFAQAESLKLTETNLTMAHRSQANPINAAVLRVVGQLHSLFQSSVSFCRSQLKTEDIKIDRVLLSGGGARIKGLTDHLASILKCPTEVFNPFQTIDLTLIDDAARQKVTEEPSDMVIALGLACTAMKKQDVKISFLPERLKKKKRFFQETVYFITAITLLAASIIVLLFNVLNERQYLKSEQEKINPLQAEIVKLKKNLETAKQKKDILYNEYAAYFAETEKKSFFANTLMVISQLFPQSARLSEINLGKISQANNKTVYDSNAIVIKGQLTDYMAQEEFRQFKNNINNNTIYPLLIRQEEEQLREIKSGPSKGKWEFEVVIRKKMN is encoded by the coding sequence ATGTGGACAGGAATTGATATCGGCAGTTATTCCGTCAAAGTCGTGCAGGTGGCGCGGGCTTCATTGGTCCAGCCAAATGCCGTGAAGGTAATCGGCGCGGCACGCTGGTGTTTTGATTCCGCCGAATACGGCGAAATTAAACAGCTCGGACAGGAAACATCACCGGAAAACGAACTGAAAAACCTGGACGCGGTAAAGAATATCCGGACGGCCATCGCGAAGATTTTCTATTCCGGCGGCATCAACCCGAAACACTGCGTCATCGGTGTCGGGGGTAGGGAAATAAACCTCCGCACGATTCTTGTGCCTCCGGTCCAGGGAACACAGCGTTTGAACAAGCTGATGGAATACGAACTGGGCGAAATGTCCAGTAAAAGCGGCGCGGATTTCTACCAGGATTTCTGCCCCTTAAAATTTCCCCAGAAAAAATACCCGGAAATGCCCGTGCTCATCGGCTTGGCCAAAAAGGCGTACTTGGACGAACGGCTGAAGATACTCGCAAACACCGGGATATCAATATCCGATATTTACCCGGAACCGATTGCCCTGCTTTCCGCTTTGCTGACCCAGAACATCGTAAATCCGGTAGAAGTGGTGATGCTTTTGGATATCGGGGCGACTAATATAAACGTAATCATCCACCAGGGAGGAAATCTGCTTTTTGCGCGTAATGTCAGCGGCGGCGGCGCATTTTTTACCCAGGCAATCAAAGACGTAATGAATATTTCTTTTGCGCAGGCGGAATCATTGAAGTTGACGGAAACCAACCTAACTATGGCGCACCGGAGCCAGGCAAATCCGATTAACGCGGCGGTCTTGCGGGTGGTCGGGCAGCTGCATTCTTTATTCCAATCCAGCGTTTCTTTTTGCCGGTCACAATTAAAGACAGAAGACATTAAGATTGACCGGGTTCTGCTTTCCGGAGGCGGCGCACGGATAAAAGGATTGACCGACCATTTGGCATCCATACTAAAATGCCCGACTGAGGTATTTAACCCCTTCCAAACGATAGACCTCACTTTGATAGACGACGCCGCTCGGCAAAAAGTAACCGAAGAACCATCCGATATGGTAATCGCCCTGGGGCTTGCCTGTACTGCCATGAAAAAACAGGATGTAAAAATATCATTTCTGCCCGAACGGCTTAAGAAGAAAAAAAGGTTTTTCCAGGAAACCGTTTATTTTATCACGGCTATAACATTACTGGCGGCATCAATAATCGTATTGCTGTTTAACGTTTTAAATGAACGGCAATACCTGAAATCCGAGCAGGAAAAAATCAATCCTCTCCAGGCGGAAATAGTAAAACTGAAGAAAAACCTGGAAACGGCCAAACAGAAAAAGGATATTTTATATAATGAGTATGCGGCCTATTTTGCCGAAACGGAAAAAAAGAGCTTCTTTGCCAACACGTTGATGGTTATCAGTCAGTTGTTCCCCCAGAGCGCCCGGCTTTCGGAAATAAACCTCGGCAAAATATCCCAAGCTAATAATAAAACCGTTTACGACAGCAACGCAATCGTCATTAAAGGGCAACTGACTGATTATATGGCACAGGAAGAATTCCGCCAGTTTAAGAATAATATTAATAACAACACCATATACCCTTTATTAATCCGCCAGGAAGAAGAACAGTTGAGGGAAATAAAAAGCGGGCCCTCGAAAGGGAAGTGGGAATTCGAAGTGGTTATCAGAAAGAAAATGAATTGA